The nucleotide sequence TGCAGCCACATAGGCGTTCACTGACTGTATTTGCAGGCACGTCATCAaacaattttaaatattaattttttatttttttaaaaaataataatttaatcaagTCGCGTGAACAAACCCGTTTTAGCCGTTAAACTGGACTGCTAACTAATTAACGGGTTTAGATTAATTAAGCACTCAGCTCTCCACCTGGAAGGAGTCCACGTCACGTGTAGATTCGACAACTCGGTGGGACCCACACGATTTATTTGTGTGCATGGCAGCTGTCCTGCGGACGCGTGGACGCGGTCGCCGGCGCCCTATCTACTCCGCATGCCGTTTGATCCACGCGTCCGACCACCCGCACGAGATTCTTACTTTATAAAATTcatatgattttcaaaataagtattttttaaaaaaaaaaaaactaaaattatataatatattagatttcaattttttaagaattaatttaatttattttatcaaataattaTTAGCTTAATTGCTAATGTTAGTATGTATTTAATTACTTTTAAATAGCGACTCAGACACGGATCGCGCTGTAGACTTTACCTGGTCAAAGAGGCCGCGGAGGAGTGGAAGTGGAAATGGTCGCGCTTATATATACGCTTACGGCTCACCTTCGTCCTCCACCTCAACGGCTCAACCTCATTATTGTCATTCACTGGCGCTTCCCCTTCTTCAGATTCCCCCCGCTCAGGTAACAGACAGGAGGAGGGCCAAGGAACGAGAAGGGTTTGGGATTAACAGCCGCGAAAAGCCTCCGATCTCTTAGGTATGTGCGCAAAGTCTTGAATTTTGGCTCGCTGCTTAGGGTGTTGTTTTCTAGAAGCGATtgctgtttttcttcttctttttttttttccgtcAGTTTTGCTGGTTGAATTAGTGCGTTGGAATAGAATTTCTAGGTCTGGATGGACGGAGATGGATTTTGTGGAAGGAATAGTGAATTTGTGGAAGGGTACAAAAGAATAAGCCTTCAAATTGGCTTTTTTGGGGTCGCCGTTACACATTTCAGAAGTACTTCTTGTCCTTCTTTTTTGTGTTAATTAATGATCGGAGTAGGCGTTTCATGCATTGCTTGTACGATTGTTTTTATTTGTTTCCTTCGACTTCTAGGGTTTGTGTTCTGTCACATGTGACTGGAGCCTGTTTCTGGTGGTTCCCGTCCAATTTCGCCTTTAATGTTTTGGAAAgctaaaaattagatttttaggAGTGCTTGAATGATTTTGTCAATTTCTGGTCTTTGGGCCTTGAATTTGTGGcaattgtctttttttttttaaaaaaaaaatttctgttCCCATTTTTGCTCCCTAGCCACATGGTGAAACTTTTCTCTCTTCATGCTCAGTTTTAATTTACCTGATCAAGTACACGTTTAGGTATTTTAACATAGTTTcccagttttttttaaaattttgtagacaCTGGCTATAACTTCACATTTGGATTCTTTCTCTCTTTACTCCTCTTTAAAAATAGGAGGTTTCATTTTTTCTATTGTTTTCTGATTTTTTGCTTGCAAATTTTACAGGCAATAGCCTTTTGCAATCCCATgttttatttatgttcattttcaGTTAAAGCATTGTGTTCTATTATTTGTGACAAGCTAGTTGTCTGATTGATTTGTTCTATAAACTTTGGTAACCTAATTGTCTTTGTGTGTTCTTAATTCTGTTAATGTATTTCCACTGCTATATGAAACCATAAGTTTACTTATTTATTGCATGCAATAGGTTGCTGCTGTTTGTTTGGAAAACAGAAGAAAGCCACACCATGTCGAAAAATTCTAAGAGTTTCTGGGCATCAAAAAGTGAAGCTTGGAGCTTTCTGACTTTTGGCAATCAAATTTAGTAACTGATTCGTATGAGATAGGCACCCTGCAGAAGATCCTGAAGTCTTTTCTTGTAACTGGTTTATATGATCAGACATGGCTAGCAAAAGCACAATTCCTGGAGTCCGGTTCGTAAGATGCCCAAGATGCAGGAAGGTTCTTGCTGAAATTGCTAGTGTTCCTGTATACCAGTGCGGTGAATGTGGTGCCACTCTTCGAGGTAAGATTCTGTGTTGATCACATTGTTTACTTATAATTTTTCTCTTTGCTTGTAGTTTTTCTAATGGATTGTGTTAATTTTTGTTCTTTGCAGCAAAACATTATAGTTCTACCAATCAGAACAGCAATGCTACTGCACCAGAGATAACAGTTTCTGCGTCCAGTGGAGCACATAGTTCAGCATATCTGGATCCACAATTGTCTAAAGCAGCAGATGCTTCAAGCagatttttaaataaaggaaATGAAATAGAACATGAAGAAGGTTGCCTCAAGGAGAGACGAATGGAGCTAGAAGATAGTTTCTTCAATGCGAGAGGTACGGATTTCCAGAGTTCTAGTCCTACTCCTGTCGATGTGAGAAATGACAGGTCATCAGACAACAAggagaatgacaatttctgcaaAGCAAGAGGGATGGATTTGCATAGCTCTATTTCTATTCCTGCTGATGTAACAAATGTTGGATCACTGGAAGACAAGGAGAAAACCAGCAATCATTATGATGAATGTGGTAATGTTTCGAAAATGCCCATTGCAAATGCATTTGATGCCAATCTTTCTTCTGTCAGTGATAGAAGCAACATTGACACTCCTCGGAAACGTGTGCCAATGTCCAGAAGAACTTTTAGACAGAGAAATGTGCAGGATTCAGAGGATACTAATGCACACAAAGAAGAGAGTGTTGAAAAAATCCAAGTGGTAACACAAATTCAAACTCAAGAAGTTTCACAAGTGCCGTCAATAGAGAAGCCAGCTGCTTTTGATACATTTGGTTCGCATGCAAATGAGTCTTCTCCAAAAGAAAAAGGTGATTTAGTGATAAACCCCTCTTTTGACTCTGAGGATTTCCATTCAGTTCAGAACTGGAAGGAACCAGAAAATCATGTGCATTCAAATCTAGTGGAGGTTCCTAAAGGCTCAGCCGACAATCAAAATGGTAGCATGGCAGTTGATGCCGATTCATTTGACATCTCAAGGGCTGCAGAGGTTCCTAAGTTCTCAGTCAACATTCAGCCAGGCAGCAAAGAAGCTGGCTTAAATTCGCTTGCACACATCCAAATGAAAATTCTAAAGAAGGTTGATGGATTGAGAGAGGAAATCAAAGAAATCTTTGACATATCCGATGAGAGCAAAGCACAGCGGCGCCTTCGAGACATTCAAGAAGAAGACCATGCTAAGCACGTTAAGTCTGGCCTACATCAAGCTCCTCCCAAAAATTCCCACCAAAGAAAGGCAATTCCTCGACCACCTAGGGCCAATGGCATTCCTTCACAGTTGTACCAAGTTCCTCACAAGAATTTCCATCATGGAGGGCGCCAGGGGTTCGTGAATCTTCCATCTCAAAGCCACTGTCACAACGGAATTTGCAGGGCTTGCCACCATGATCACCCATGCTATGCAACGGTGCATGCCGGTTCCAGTCCCCCACCATGTTCTCACAAATCTCAGGTTGCACGGGAGGCCGAGAAACCAAACAACAATGATGGAAGACAGCAGAAGAAGCAACTTTGTCGCCCTGTTTTAGGTGGCTCTCCATTTGTCACCTGCTACAATTGCTTCGAGTTGCTTAGGCTTCCTATGGATTTCTTCATAGTGTGGAGAAGATCTTATAAGCTTCAGTGTGGTGCTTGTTCCAAAGTTCTTACATTTTCTTTCAGAGCTCCAAAACATGGGATTCCCCATTTGTATGATGAGGCTGAGACACCAACAACCGAGTTGGACACCAGTACAGATACTACTTCCAGACATGAGATCTCCAACTTTCCGTCAAACGATAGATCCCCAAGGGAACCTGTTTCTTACTCAGAAGATTATGGATACTCTCTTGGCATCAGCTACTCCGCTGATACCGAAATGCCGGTGAATATTCTCGGCAGATCCACTCTGATGCATAACAGAAAAAGTAGGCTTAAAACAGGTTCACAACTGCATCAGCTTATGGGCTATGGTTCAGCTAGTGAAATCTTATATCGACACAGCGACAATGATGAAGTATCTGAATTCACAGAGCTGGGCACACCCCACTGTAATACTCCCGAGGAAAGGTTTGTGGAAGATGGAGTGATCAGAAAAGGCTCTTATATTTCAGATCCTTCAACCAGTCAGCACTTCTGAAGTTTTGCAGGAAACTGATGAAGAAGACGAATGTGATTTTGTGTAGTATGAGATCATTAGGTGCCCAAAGGGATTATAACTTTAGATTCTTGTCTACGATCCAATTGTACAGTCCATTGATCAGGCTATTTTTGTATtcattatagtttttttttaatccatTGCAGCTATTCTATTGATCTACTCATGAGTTTTTTCTGAACAAATCTAAGGATTCTACTCAAATTCTTGATAAATCCAGTGAACAACTAGTAAATTTAACACACTTTTGTGATTCAGCTTCCATTAAACCAAATTTTAGGAAAAAGGATTACTCGAGGAATTTAGTCATAAACAAGATATTCATTCCTTGTGTTGGAACTTAAATATATATATGCTCTAGGCACGTTCTACGGTTGCTGTTTCAGCGCCGGGGACAAAAACAGTGGCTGCTCTTGCTCCGGCGACCGTGGAGGCGGAAGCGGCGTTAGCCCAGGGAATGAGATCGGATACGGCTCTTGCTCCCGTGTCTTCGGCCGAGGTGCGGCAGCGCTATTTATAGGTGGAAATGAGAGAAGTAATCGGCATTGGAAACGGAGTGGATCCATCGACCGAACGATCCAACAATAACATGGATTacagattgaaaaaaaaaacttgctgATTGCCAGATTTGGTTAAACTTCTTTCAGGAAACTTGCAATTTATTTTATTACAGATATAAAGAATCGA is from Zingiber officinale cultivar Zhangliang chromosome 7B, Zo_v1.1, whole genome shotgun sequence and encodes:
- the LOC122006803 gene encoding protein ENHANCED DISEASE RESISTANCE 4-like gives rise to the protein MASKSTIPGVRFVRCPRCRKVLAEIASVPVYQCGECGATLRAKHYSSTNQNSNATAPEITVSASSGAHSSAYLDPQLSKAADASSRFLNKGNEIEHEEGCLKERRMELEDSFFNARGTDFQSSSPTPVDVRNDRSSDNKENDNFCKARGMDLHSSISIPADVTNVGSLEDKEKTSNHYDECGNVSKMPIANAFDANLSSVSDRSNIDTPRKRVPMSRRTFRQRNVQDSEDTNAHKEESVEKIQVVTQIQTQEVSQVPSIEKPAAFDTFGSHANESSPKEKGDLVINPSFDSEDFHSVQNWKEPENHVHSNLVEVPKGSADNQNGSMAVDADSFDISRAAEVPKFSVNIQPGSKEAGLNSLAHIQMKILKKVDGLREEIKEIFDISDESKAQRRLRDIQEEDHAKHVKSGLHQAPPKNSHQRKAIPRPPRANGIPSQLYQVPHKNFHHGGRQGFVNLPSQSHCHNGICRACHHDHPCYATVHAGSSPPPCSHKSQVAREAEKPNNNDGRQQKKQLCRPVLGGSPFVTCYNCFELLRLPMDFFIVWRRSYKLQCGACSKVLTFSFRAPKHGIPHLYDEAETPTTELDTSTDTTSRHEISNFPSNDRSPREPVSYSEDYGYSLGISYSADTEMPVNILGRSTLMHNRKSRLKTGSQLHQLMGYGSASEILYRHSDNDEVSEFTELGTPHCNTPEERFVEDGVIRKGSYISDPSTSQHF